The following proteins come from a genomic window of Leptospira bandrabouensis:
- a CDS encoding 7TM domain-containing protein produces MDRKTLITVSILFILPIVSILYKLNVAELSLLPVEVDDTVNLQVVILPKENVAVSEVTFPIPKQFIQSRVLKSNTKVEDLDFRLQKKQYGHLGIWEGEDWNSSIGYYAKIKILPYTHTNPEPEIQQTNEKQLGKEPYYLSLKNFSSEEIRLGKKLFEQIHPYDRDNVAAAKQIYYFISEEVLNTSKDITLADTIRLNNGSAYTQAMLFSLLCRMKGIQARTVAGFDLSKQNSKDNKVKLSFWNEIRIHGKWYFVSTYKNIFARHVDGYLPLWKSVEEKRSLGEDPATFRYTAYITKSNVNRYNFKEYSEEVASSNSFLRYYSLYSLPTPLQNLFRLVILIPIGALVLSVARNMIGIPTFGIFTPILLAMFFYETNLLFGICFFLLMIGLGFFERYALDKYYLLAVPRLSILLTITVITLILFSILNEEISFFNQMSVTLFPIVITTIFVERFSIMIIEEGIFHTFVTLAGTLLIALISYMIFFFGSLQILFFTHPELLFIVIAIQILLGQYKGYRISELFRFKEIFKS; encoded by the coding sequence TTGGATCGAAAAACTTTAATTACAGTCTCGATCCTTTTCATCTTGCCAATTGTATCGATACTCTATAAACTAAATGTTGCTGAACTTTCCTTACTTCCTGTCGAAGTCGATGACACAGTCAATTTACAGGTGGTGATTCTTCCTAAAGAAAACGTTGCTGTTTCTGAAGTGACTTTTCCGATACCTAAACAATTTATCCAATCCAGAGTTCTTAAATCCAATACGAAGGTGGAAGATTTAGATTTTCGTCTGCAAAAAAAACAATATGGCCACTTAGGTATTTGGGAAGGAGAAGATTGGAATTCATCGATTGGATATTATGCAAAGATCAAAATTTTACCTTATACACATACAAACCCAGAACCAGAAATTCAGCAGACAAATGAAAAACAATTGGGAAAAGAGCCTTATTACCTTTCTTTAAAAAACTTTTCTTCAGAAGAAATTCGATTAGGGAAAAAACTCTTTGAACAAATCCATCCTTATGATAGAGATAACGTCGCTGCAGCCAAACAGATTTATTATTTTATTTCAGAAGAAGTTTTAAATACATCCAAAGATATCACACTTGCCGATACGATACGATTAAATAATGGAAGTGCTTATACACAAGCGATGTTGTTCTCACTACTTTGTCGTATGAAAGGAATACAAGCCAGAACCGTTGCCGGATTTGATTTATCAAAACAGAATTCCAAAGACAATAAAGTAAAACTTAGTTTTTGGAATGAAATTCGAATTCATGGTAAATGGTATTTTGTTTCTACATATAAAAATATATTTGCCCGACATGTAGATGGTTACCTCCCGTTATGGAAATCGGTAGAAGAAAAAAGATCTCTTGGGGAAGATCCAGCTACGTTCCGTTATACGGCTTATATAACAAAATCAAACGTAAATCGTTATAATTTTAAGGAATATAGTGAGGAAGTAGCCTCAAGTAATAGTTTCCTCAGGTATTATTCTTTGTATAGTTTGCCTACGCCATTACAAAATTTATTCCGTTTGGTCATTTTGATTCCGATAGGTGCTTTGGTGTTATCTGTAGCAAGGAATATGATTGGGATTCCTACTTTTGGAATTTTTACACCGATATTACTTGCTATGTTTTTTTATGAAACCAATCTCCTTTTTGGGATTTGTTTTTTTCTTTTGATGATTGGTCTTGGGTTTTTCGAAAGATATGCTTTGGATAAATATTATTTATTAGCTGTTCCAAGACTCTCGATTCTCCTGACTATTACCGTAATTACATTAATCTTATTTTCCATTTTGAATGAAGAAATTTCTTTTTTTAATCAAATGAGTGTGACTTTATTCCCGATTGTCATCACAACGATTTTTGTGGAACGATTTTCAATTATGATCATCGAAGAAGGAATTTTTCATACCTTTGTGACACTTGCAGGAACTTTGCTCATCGCACTGATCAGTTATATGATTTTCTTTTTTGGATCATTACAAATTCTCTTTTTCACTCATCCAGAACTTTTGTTCATTGTAATTGCCATTCAAATTCTCCTTGGGCAATACAAAGGGTATCGAATTTCTGAACTTTTTAGGTTTAAGGAAATTTTTAAATCATGA
- a CDS encoding ATP-dependent zinc protease produces MLHLFRFLLSFFILGHLLLFINCFGSKQIIEKKPDSHIKPIVIPPQYLKPIIGRVEWVEFPNWKLKLRARVDTGAKSCSIHAVNIEKVTENGEVFVLFDTFVDEKPVRLKSKFVKEAKVTSTSGVSENRIIISEMMKMGKYKEEVIINLNDRTNLTYPILIGRNYLMGKFLVDVSLSHALGD; encoded by the coding sequence ATGTTACATTTATTTCGATTTTTATTATCCTTTTTTATTTTGGGACATTTATTATTATTTATAAACTGTTTTGGATCCAAACAAATTATCGAGAAAAAACCTGACTCACATATCAAGCCGATTGTCATTCCTCCTCAATATTTAAAACCAATCATTGGTCGGGTGGAATGGGTAGAATTTCCCAATTGGAAACTCAAACTACGAGCAAGAGTTGATACGGGAGCAAAATCATGTTCCATCCACGCAGTCAATATTGAAAAGGTCACTGAAAATGGAGAGGTATTTGTTTTGTTTGATACCTTTGTCGATGAAAAACCTGTTCGATTAAAAAGTAAATTTGTCAAAGAAGCAAAAGTAACAAGTACGTCTGGTGTTTCCGAAAATCGGATTATCATTAGCGAAATGATGAAAATGGGTAAATACAAAGAAGAGGTAATTATCAATTTAAATGATAGAACCAATCTTACTTATCCTATCCTCATTGGCAGAAATTATCTTATGGGTAAGTTTCTTGTAGATGTATCTCTGTCACATGCGTTAGGGGATTAG
- a CDS encoding chloride channel protein: protein MGTKIGLKGVFSIQGPRSIYVYSLLIGLLSGFGAYGFNWALTWTESFTFGNLMGYDPGIPTGDSNFHSTGYVSSLSPLWILFLPAFGGLLVGIVTSFFCAEAQGGGTDSLIYAFHFNEGKIQTKVPFFKVIATILTLGSGGSGGKEGPTAQIGAGFGSSLAGFLGAGARARRTLMLAGTAGGLGAIFRAPLGGAITAVEMVYQEDIESDSLVPCILSSVTAYLTYISIAGSGSLFSVQEYSLNDYRHIPLYIILGLLCYVVGYFFVKVYHNIQDVFSKLPLPNFLKPAFGGLLVGCIAFLFPEVLGTGFGLIQRMINGEVLESTSFGFSGPFFLLAVALFKVFSTSLTVGSGGSGGLLGPSFAIGGMLGAFVGSMAQVLFPELGIIIFPFLLVGMGSFFAGVARAPIAGMIMVCDMIGSYELLPPLMIVSVIAVVLSHKTSIYRNQIKNRFLSPSHHWDMNQDIMDRIRIRDHFSEFRKYAMVSENLSLTELQSNAPGIQASDFILIGAGEEYKGIVSLRKNRILPEFEDDLKNLITCGEIVQDVPSVCTNDTLGKALQILLEYDVDKLAIVEDGKCLGYLRYIDLFNAYQNEVKNKQRKSV from the coding sequence ATGGGTACAAAAATCGGTCTAAAGGGAGTGTTTTCGATCCAGGGACCGCGTTCGATTTATGTCTATTCTCTATTGATTGGCCTTCTTTCGGGATTCGGTGCTTACGGATTTAACTGGGCTCTCACTTGGACAGAATCGTTTACTTTTGGGAACCTTATGGGGTATGATCCAGGAATCCCCACAGGAGATTCCAATTTTCATTCCACGGGTTACGTAAGTTCTCTCTCCCCACTTTGGATTTTGTTTTTACCTGCGTTTGGTGGACTTCTTGTCGGTATCGTTACTAGTTTTTTCTGCGCAGAAGCACAAGGTGGTGGAACCGATTCTTTAATTTATGCATTTCATTTTAATGAAGGAAAGATCCAAACAAAAGTTCCGTTTTTTAAAGTTATTGCCACCATACTCACGTTAGGTTCCGGTGGGTCTGGGGGAAAAGAGGGGCCAACGGCTCAAATAGGTGCAGGTTTCGGTTCCAGTTTGGCTGGATTTTTAGGTGCTGGTGCCAGAGCAAGAAGGACCTTGATGCTTGCGGGAACAGCGGGAGGGCTTGGTGCCATTTTTCGCGCACCACTCGGTGGAGCCATCACAGCTGTAGAAATGGTTTACCAAGAAGATATAGAAAGTGATTCTCTTGTTCCTTGTATTTTATCTTCTGTTACCGCTTATCTAACTTATATAAGTATTGCGGGAAGTGGGTCTCTGTTTTCTGTACAAGAATATAGCCTGAATGACTATCGGCACATTCCATTATACATTATACTTGGACTTCTTTGTTATGTGGTGGGATACTTTTTTGTAAAAGTATATCATAATATCCAGGATGTTTTTTCCAAACTTCCATTGCCAAATTTTTTGAAACCAGCGTTTGGTGGACTTCTAGTAGGTTGTATTGCCTTTCTTTTTCCTGAAGTTTTGGGTACTGGATTTGGGCTCATCCAAAGAATGATCAACGGTGAAGTTTTAGAATCTACAAGTTTTGGTTTTTCAGGACCATTTTTCCTTCTGGCAGTGGCACTATTTAAAGTGTTTTCTACTTCACTAACAGTTGGTTCAGGAGGTTCTGGAGGTTTACTTGGACCATCTTTTGCCATTGGAGGTATGTTAGGTGCATTTGTGGGATCAATGGCACAAGTATTATTCCCTGAACTTGGAATCATCATTTTTCCCTTTTTGTTAGTGGGGATGGGGTCTTTTTTTGCAGGTGTGGCAAGGGCTCCGATTGCTGGTATGATTATGGTTTGTGATATGATTGGAAGTTATGAACTTTTACCGCCGCTTATGATTGTCTCAGTCATTGCTGTTGTTTTGTCCCACAAAACATCTATTTATCGAAACCAAATCAAAAATAGGTTTTTATCTCCATCTCACCATTGGGATATGAACCAAGACATTATGGATCGAATACGGATCCGAGATCATTTTTCGGAATTTAGAAAATATGCGATGGTTTCTGAAAACCTTTCCTTAACGGAATTACAATCGAATGCTCCTGGAATTCAGGCCAGTGATTTTATTCTGATTGGGGCAGGGGAAGAATACAAAGGTATTGTATCACTTAGGAAAAATAGAATCCTTCCAGAATTTGAAGACGATTTAAAAAACTTGATCACGTGCGGAGAAATTGTGCAAGATGTTCCTTCTGTTTGCACAAATGATACATTAGGCAAGGCACTTCAAATTCTATTAGAATATGATGTCGACAAACTCGCAATTGTTGAAGATGGTAAATGTCTGGGTTATTTGAGGTATATTGATTTATTCAATGCCTATCAAAATGAAGTGAAAAATAAACAGCGAAAATCAGTATGA
- a CDS encoding LIC10920 family plasminogen-binding lipoprotein: MFRTIVIFFAFSSIFVTCGLKNENKAEITILPEGEPSLYFLGEVDNDVTTSCGQATPATTTTTGTGTTTGTTGTTTGNSNNTRFTVISQLIFKTKETLNLRFTYDSTQIQGKIDPQQGFVLAGGLFGRTVQGTQGTVEWFNQGINIDTAIQSAQQISFFNLEITLNGTYSTTTTSTTSILNSCNTLDSVNCTSGTSSTQCFTSDNRTCLVQNTNTDAKSVIIRGTLKCNAPNIVPQ; this comes from the coding sequence ATGTTCCGAACCATCGTTATTTTTTTCGCATTTTCCTCCATTTTTGTTACATGTGGCCTAAAAAATGAAAACAAAGCGGAAATCACGATTTTACCAGAAGGCGAACCTTCCCTTTACTTTTTGGGGGAGGTCGATAATGATGTGACAACCAGTTGCGGCCAAGCCACTCCAGCAACTACGACAACTACCGGTACTGGAACAACAACGGGAACCACTGGAACCACTACCGGAAATTCCAATAACACGCGTTTTACTGTCATTTCTCAATTAATTTTCAAAACAAAAGAAACACTGAACCTACGTTTCACTTACGACAGCACACAAATCCAAGGTAAAATTGATCCACAACAAGGGTTTGTTCTTGCCGGTGGTCTTTTTGGAAGGACAGTTCAAGGAACACAAGGAACTGTCGAGTGGTTTAACCAGGGGATCAATATTGATACAGCAATCCAAAGTGCACAACAGATTTCTTTTTTTAATTTAGAAATTACTTTGAATGGAACTTACAGCACTACTACTACATCCACTACATCTATATTGAATTCTTGTAATACTCTAGATAGTGTTAACTGCACATCAGGTACTTCCTCAACACAATGTTTTACATCTGATAACAGAACTTGTTTAGTCCAAAATACAAATACGGATGCAAAGTCTGTGATCATTCGCGGTACATTAAAATGTAACGCGCCAAATATTGTACCACAATAA
- a CDS encoding ATP-binding protein codes for MAEGNEGLWHLGTNPKTKLTELNPKDNSSHFYFGFTKESHYYLINFEESSSRYFHFENGMISELDCELYKDGKKVSEIKTGLVRKKLPEVSFTGGFVFPAKEKGTYLIRIQSEDTHRINFRIQDEFSLLKFTKSISLWQGFYFGLCILVCLLSATQYIILRERVYLLLTFATMSILFTNVLRSGLFYEYGFSDCEWFYRYVPGLVSLSPFGLVLFLREFLQTKQKYPNADKYIVSYAYFLILSIFIVFIDLQLYFRFIYANSLMFSTFNFGYAIYCMIKRKENANVLFYAFLVRQISTTLLIFANLGYLPSFPFLSSANEIGAAVQMTIFTIAISKFQIQNRIKKEQTVTKENEELETMVLERTKEIQTQKEKLEKALLQISHTENQLVFSEKMSELGKLVAGVAHEINNPLSAIKASIETLIESKDNEIKNLGSKENIYSSLKPTELKTLRKMLTYQSDFGLVASYTERKEKKAILKKNCKDNDLEFEDAILERFLDVGITKLYDEEIALLKIGQEKLSNLILEEKNFKLHLSIIQIAVDRSSKIILALKNFSRVTKVEERRIFTLLENIETVLTIYQYKMRGKVSLKKTFLTDATILGWPEDLIRVWTNLILNGLEAMNQKGNLMITTEKQGSLVEVKVIDNGPGIPLEIQNKIFEPFFTTKNHGDGTGMGLGITKSIIEKHKGNIYIESEPGRTCFSIQLPVIEFIDPNEPFVEES; via the coding sequence ATGGCGGAAGGAAATGAAGGGCTTTGGCATTTAGGAACAAATCCAAAAACAAAACTAACAGAGCTTAACCCCAAAGACAACAGTTCTCATTTTTATTTTGGATTCACCAAAGAAAGTCACTACTATTTAATCAACTTTGAAGAAAGTTCCTCCCGATACTTTCATTTCGAAAATGGAATGATATCCGAACTGGATTGTGAGTTATACAAAGACGGGAAAAAAGTCTCTGAAATCAAAACAGGTCTTGTTAGGAAAAAACTTCCTGAAGTATCCTTTACAGGCGGCTTTGTTTTTCCCGCAAAAGAAAAAGGAACTTACTTAATTCGAATCCAATCCGAAGACACACACCGAATCAATTTTCGCATCCAAGATGAATTCAGTTTACTTAAATTTACAAAATCCATTTCTCTCTGGCAAGGGTTCTACTTTGGGTTATGTATTTTGGTTTGCCTACTCTCCGCAACACAGTATATCATTTTAAGAGAGCGAGTTTATCTTTTACTAACTTTTGCTACCATGTCCATTCTCTTTACAAATGTTTTGAGATCGGGACTATTTTACGAATACGGGTTTAGTGATTGTGAATGGTTTTATAGATATGTACCTGGACTCGTTTCATTAAGCCCTTTTGGTTTGGTTCTTTTTCTTAGAGAGTTCTTACAAACAAAACAGAAATATCCGAATGCAGACAAATATATAGTTTCTTATGCCTACTTTTTAATTCTGTCTATTTTCATCGTATTTATTGATCTTCAACTTTACTTTCGATTTATATATGCGAATAGTCTAATGTTTTCAACCTTCAATTTTGGTTATGCCATTTACTGCATGATCAAAAGAAAAGAAAACGCAAATGTTTTGTTTTATGCATTCCTTGTGAGACAGATCAGTACCACTTTATTAATTTTTGCAAACCTCGGTTATTTACCTTCTTTTCCATTCTTAAGTTCTGCAAATGAAATTGGTGCAGCCGTTCAGATGACAATTTTTACAATTGCGATTTCTAAATTTCAAATCCAAAACCGTATCAAAAAAGAACAAACTGTAACTAAAGAAAACGAAGAATTAGAAACTATGGTTTTGGAGAGAACCAAAGAGATACAAACACAAAAAGAAAAATTAGAAAAGGCATTATTACAAATCAGTCATACAGAAAACCAATTGGTATTTTCTGAAAAGATGTCTGAGTTGGGGAAATTAGTCGCGGGTGTTGCCCATGAGATCAACAATCCTCTTAGTGCGATCAAAGCATCTATTGAAACGTTAATTGAATCTAAAGACAATGAAATTAAGAATTTAGGATCCAAAGAAAATATCTATTCTTCGCTGAAGCCAACTGAACTAAAAACCCTTCGAAAAATGCTCACCTACCAATCCGATTTTGGATTAGTCGCAAGTTACACAGAACGAAAGGAAAAAAAAGCGATTCTTAAAAAAAACTGCAAAGACAATGATTTAGAATTCGAAGATGCCATATTAGAAAGATTTTTAGATGTAGGGATAACGAAATTATATGATGAAGAAATTGCTCTACTAAAAATTGGACAAGAAAAACTATCTAACTTAATTTTAGAGGAAAAAAATTTCAAACTCCATCTATCTATCATACAAATTGCAGTCGACCGATCTTCGAAAATCATACTCGCGCTAAAAAACTTTTCTCGGGTCACAAAAGTCGAGGAAAGAAGAATTTTCACTCTACTTGAAAATATCGAAACCGTTCTTACAATTTATCAATATAAAATGCGGGGAAAAGTTTCCCTAAAAAAAACCTTTTTAACAGATGCAACCATTCTCGGTTGGCCAGAAGATTTAATTCGTGTATGGACCAATTTAATTTTAAACGGATTAGAGGCCATGAATCAAAAGGGAAACCTTATGATCACTACCGAAAAACAAGGAAGTTTGGTTGAAGTCAAAGTGATTGATAATGGTCCAGGTATTCCGCTAGAGATTCAAAACAAAATCTTTGAACCTTTTTTCACCACCAAAAATCATGGAGATGGAACAGGAATGGGTTTAGGAATCACAAAATCAATTATAGAAAAACACAAAGGAAATATCTATATAGAATCAGAACCTGGAAGGACTTGTTTCTCGATTCAATTGCCAGTCATCGAATTCATAGACCCAAACGAACCTTTTGTTGAAGAATCTTAA
- a CDS encoding polyprenyl synthetase family protein, producing the protein MNSKFRIQSILTKFDKNLDGIIKEDIPVLKKIKKHVITSGGKRIRPFSHYLFCQFLNVKDVSWLDVGSVAELIHAASLLHDDVVDNAPIRRGKPTIGSLFGNKTAILAGDYLLACGISRLNSLGNPELMEIFSQVLKDLSVSELLQMEWEKNPKISLKVYDSIIYGKTASLFGVCTESAAILAGKSKKERLSVRDFGVRLGKLFQKKDDCLDYFVDSSASGKEFLKDFKNGLFTYPVLILRNQLGLIEKRKLESVFKKEERSSSDESYILNLMESKKVSELLHKELNSEKNYLLGYLNQFPKSAERELFVEQLDRLT; encoded by the coding sequence ATGAATTCGAAGTTTCGCATCCAATCCATTTTAACCAAGTTTGATAAAAACTTAGATGGAATTATAAAGGAAGATATTCCTGTTCTCAAAAAAATCAAAAAACATGTAATCACCTCTGGTGGAAAACGGATTCGACCCTTTTCTCATTATTTGTTTTGCCAATTTCTAAATGTAAAAGATGTTAGTTGGCTCGATGTAGGTAGTGTTGCAGAACTCATTCACGCAGCAAGTTTACTACATGATGATGTAGTGGACAACGCTCCCATCCGACGTGGCAAACCAACCATTGGATCCTTGTTTGGAAATAAAACCGCCATTCTTGCCGGCGATTATCTGTTAGCTTGTGGCATCAGTCGACTGAATTCACTGGGGAATCCTGAGCTTATGGAAATTTTTTCCCAAGTTTTAAAAGATCTTTCTGTGAGTGAACTTTTGCAGATGGAATGGGAAAAAAATCCTAAAATTTCCTTAAAGGTTTATGATTCTATCATTTATGGAAAAACTGCTTCCCTTTTTGGTGTTTGTACAGAATCGGCGGCCATTCTTGCTGGGAAATCCAAAAAAGAAAGATTGTCCGTTCGTGATTTTGGTGTTAGGTTAGGAAAACTTTTTCAAAAGAAAGATGATTGTTTGGATTATTTTGTAGATTCAAGTGCTAGCGGTAAGGAATTTTTAAAAGATTTTAAAAATGGATTATTTACCTATCCGGTTCTTATTTTGCGCAACCAACTTGGTTTGATAGAAAAAAGAAAGTTAGAATCTGTTTTTAAAAAGGAAGAAAGAAGTTCTTCCGATGAATCTTATATTCTGAATTTGATGGAATCTAAAAAAGTTTCAGAACTTTTACATAAAGAGTTAAATTCAGAAAAAAACTACCTATTAGGTTACCTAAATCAATTTCCAAAAAGTGCCGAAAGGGAATTATTCGTAGAACAATTGGATCGTCTGACGTAA
- a CDS encoding transglutaminase-like domain-containing protein, producing the protein MGQTSFPDFYPDDITRLLYDWEVAPPEKKRFLLKLIASRIPWQIQLESALDEVKDPYLRVQARNLKSEITRHRLRHSFFKLTLRGNTNHYKDLEEMTVQLSSIGFPDQNYAEIKHELDRIALRVSELYDDHSGYLTDELKVQILCQVLFQEEGFVGNIQNYNDPGNSYLYQVIKSRLGIPITLSVVYLLVGQRLGLPLYGTNLPLHFLLQYESEGYFTYIDPFHGGVLLDKFTCEKFLEANGYTNSPKYFTKASTLSMIKRMCRNLIHIYRDNQTKEMEYIIKDHLQILESRSTHVE; encoded by the coding sequence ATGGGACAAACTTCCTTTCCTGACTTTTATCCGGATGATATCACTCGTTTATTGTATGATTGGGAAGTTGCCCCACCCGAAAAAAAACGTTTTTTATTAAAACTCATTGCATCTCGAATTCCTTGGCAGATCCAATTGGAATCTGCCTTGGATGAAGTAAAAGATCCATACCTGAGAGTACAAGCTCGGAATTTAAAATCAGAAATCACTCGTCACAGGTTACGTCATTCTTTCTTTAAACTCACGTTACGTGGGAATACAAACCATTATAAAGATTTAGAAGAGATGACAGTCCAACTTTCTAGTATTGGTTTTCCTGATCAAAATTATGCAGAAATCAAACACGAATTGGATCGAATTGCACTTCGAGTTTCTGAGTTATACGATGATCATTCTGGATATTTGACTGATGAGTTAAAAGTTCAAATCCTTTGCCAAGTTTTATTCCAAGAAGAAGGATTTGTTGGAAATATCCAGAACTACAACGATCCAGGAAATTCTTACCTTTATCAAGTGATCAAAAGTAGGTTAGGGATTCCAATTACACTTTCCGTAGTTTACTTGTTAGTTGGACAAAGATTGGGTCTTCCACTTTATGGAACCAATTTACCACTTCATTTTCTTTTGCAATACGAATCGGAAGGATATTTTACTTATATTGATCCATTTCATGGTGGTGTTTTGTTAGATAAATTCACTTGTGAAAAATTTTTAGAGGCAAATGGTTATACCAATTCACCAAAATATTTCACAAAAGCATCCACTCTTTCCATGATCAAACGTATGTGTAGGAACCTAATCCATATTTATCGGGATAACCAGACAAAAGAAATGGAATATATCATAAAGGATCATCTTCAGATTCTCGAAAGCAGATCCACGCATGTGGAATAA
- a CDS encoding transketolase produces MEKIEVAKKFAKDIRIQVIKMVTAANSGHPGGPLGLADIYAALYTSVLNHDPKNPDWAERDRLILSNGHVCAVRYASMGLSGYFPVEDLLTFRNINSYLQGHPSTRYMKGLESSSGSLGQGLSVSVGLALGAKLKKETYKIYTCISDGECGEGMTWEAAQSAVHFKTDNLIAFMDRNYIQIDGNTEEVMKLEPLDKKFEMFGWNVINADGHNMEEIFAAFAKAKQHTGGPTLIVFRTILGKGVSYMENNPKWHGTPPNKEQEAQALAELV; encoded by the coding sequence ATGGAAAAAATTGAAGTCGCAAAGAAGTTTGCAAAAGATATCCGAATCCAAGTAATCAAAATGGTCACTGCTGCCAACTCTGGTCATCCAGGTGGTCCTCTTGGACTTGCTGATATTTATGCGGCCTTATATACTTCTGTTTTAAACCATGATCCGAAAAATCCTGATTGGGCAGAAAGAGACAGACTCATTCTTTCCAACGGTCACGTATGTGCAGTTCGTTATGCTTCGATGGGACTCTCCGGATATTTCCCTGTAGAAGATCTCCTTACGTTTCGAAATATAAATTCTTATCTCCAAGGCCATCCTTCCACTCGTTATATGAAAGGGTTAGAATCTAGTTCGGGTTCCCTTGGACAAGGTTTATCTGTTTCTGTTGGTTTGGCTCTCGGTGCAAAATTAAAAAAAGAGACATATAAAATTTATACATGTATTTCTGACGGTGAATGTGGTGAAGGAATGACTTGGGAAGCAGCACAGTCGGCGGTTCATTTTAAAACTGACAATCTCATTGCTTTTATGGATCGTAATTATATTCAAATCGATGGTAACACTGAAGAAGTAATGAAGTTGGAACCATTAGATAAAAAGTTCGAAATGTTCGGTTGGAATGTGATCAATGCAGACGGACATAATATGGAAGAAATTTTTGCAGCCTTTGCAAAAGCAAAACAACATACTGGTGGACCTACACTCATTGTCTTTAGAACTATTTTAGGAAAAGGTGTTTCTTATATGGAAAACAATCCTAAATGGCATGGAACTCCTCCGAATAAAGAACAAGAAGCACAAGCACTAGCAGAATTGGTTTAA
- a CDS encoding HEPN domain-containing protein, translated as MQHDDPGSPEAWLAHAKSDLLLAKLGDKKDILLNQLCFHAQQTAEKSLKAVLIKENAEFLFTHNIKTLILSLPDRIEKPSFFEELAILTDYAVSTRYPGDYEDILEAEYAKAIELAELVFKWANHLIKN; from the coding sequence ATGCAGCATGATGACCCAGGTTCTCCAGAGGCTTGGTTAGCTCATGCAAAAAGCGACTTACTTCTGGCAAAACTTGGCGATAAAAAAGATATTTTACTGAACCAACTTTGCTTTCATGCTCAACAAACTGCTGAAAAATCTTTAAAAGCTGTCTTGATTAAAGAGAATGCCGAATTTCTATTTACGCACAATATTAAAACTCTAATCCTTTCTTTACCGGATCGAATTGAAAAACCTAGTTTCTTCGAAGAGCTCGCAATTTTAACTGACTACGCCGTCTCTACTCGATATCCGGGTGATTATGAGGACATTCTTGAAGCTGAATATGCAAAGGCAATTGAATTAGCTGAACTTGTTTTTAAATGGGCGAATCATTTAATCAAAAATTGA
- a CDS encoding nucleotidyltransferase domain-containing protein, with the protein MENELEILKSQIISLVNPLKIILFGSRANSTAGKNSDYDLLIIMPDGTNKRGIAQYIYKKVDHIKISFDIVVATPETLKKYSNNRHLIYFHALQDGLELYAA; encoded by the coding sequence ATGGAAAACGAGTTAGAAATTCTAAAAAGCCAAATTATCTCACTCGTAAATCCATTAAAGATTATCCTTTTTGGATCAAGGGCAAATAGTACAGCCGGAAAAAATAGTGATTATGATCTTTTAATCATTATGCCTGATGGAACAAATAAACGGGGAATCGCACAGTATATTTATAAGAAAGTAGATCATATCAAAATCTCATTTGATATAGTGGTAGCAACTCCAGAAACTCTCAAAAAATATTCAAATAATCGTCATTTAATTTATTTTCATGCTCTTCAAGATGGTTTAGAACTTTATGCAGCATGA